A genomic region of Friedmanniella luteola contains the following coding sequences:
- a CDS encoding HNH endonuclease, which translates to MSGVIVLNTDNTALHTVSVQHAIKMLVREVAIVEEARDGHSIGPYPWPVVLRLIRYVRTTFLYARNPAWSKRGVLRRDLHRCAYCGGSADTVDHLLPQSRGGQNTWLNTVAACTRCNNVKADRTPAEARMLLSWRPTVPSWREAYHRRS; encoded by the coding sequence GTGTCCGGGGTCATCGTGCTGAACACCGACAACACCGCGCTGCACACCGTCTCGGTCCAGCACGCGATCAAGATGCTGGTCCGCGAGGTGGCCATCGTCGAGGAGGCCCGCGACGGCCACTCGATCGGCCCCTACCCGTGGCCGGTGGTGCTGCGGCTGATCCGCTACGTGCGGACCACGTTCCTCTACGCCCGCAACCCGGCCTGGTCCAAGCGCGGCGTGCTGCGGCGTGACCTGCACCGCTGCGCCTACTGCGGCGGCAGCGCCGACACCGTCGACCACCTGCTCCCCCAGTCCCGCGGCGGGCAGAACACCTGGCTCAACACCGTCGCCGCCTGCACCCGCTGCAACAACGTCAAGGCCGACCGGACGCCCGCCGAGGCCCGCATGCTGCTCTCGTGGCGGCCCACCGTGCCGTCCTGGCGTGAGGCCTACCACCGGCGCAGCTGA
- a CDS encoding dienelactone hydrolase family protein, whose protein sequence is MTADTPLAPLQDAEVPTADGPMPALVVRPPSGSGPGLVLVQEIFGVTGYIRQRAADLAALGYLVVVPEVYWRLPDHTLPEAADDLLPRAMALVQQLDWPAAVQDVATAVRFTRDLDGVDGRVGLVGFCFGGGLAFNVAAVEPVEALVSYYGSALGDLLALAEQVRTPSLHHFGTDDAYVPPSTQDAIRRAVTPTGARFVSHPGAGHAFDNPAPAFHHAEASREAWAVTAAFLAEHLPPRAAGESSAVRTPAGPGQ, encoded by the coding sequence ATGACGGCCGACACACCCCTCGCACCGCTGCAGGACGCCGAGGTCCCCACCGCCGACGGCCCCATGCCCGCCCTCGTCGTCCGACCGCCGTCGGGCAGCGGTCCCGGGCTGGTGCTGGTCCAGGAGATCTTCGGCGTCACCGGCTACATCCGGCAGCGCGCCGCGGACCTCGCCGCCCTCGGCTACCTGGTCGTGGTGCCCGAGGTCTACTGGCGGCTGCCGGACCACACCCTGCCGGAGGCGGCGGACGACCTGCTGCCGCGGGCGATGGCCCTCGTGCAGCAGCTGGACTGGCCGGCGGCCGTGCAGGACGTCGCCACCGCGGTCCGGTTCACCCGGGACCTCGACGGCGTCGACGGGCGGGTGGGACTGGTCGGCTTCTGCTTCGGCGGCGGGCTCGCGTTCAACGTGGCGGCCGTCGAGCCGGTGGAGGCGCTGGTCAGCTACTACGGGTCGGCCCTCGGGGACCTGCTGGCGCTGGCCGAGCAGGTGAGGACGCCCAGCCTCCACCACTTCGGCACCGACGACGCGTACGTGCCGCCGTCCACCCAGGACGCCATCCGCCGCGCGGTCACCCCCACCGGCGCCCGGTTCGTCAGCCACCCCGGTGCCGGGCACGCGTTCGACAACCCGGCACCCGCGTTCCACCACGCCGAGGCGTCGCGCGAGGCCTGGGCGGTGACGGCGGCCTTCCTCGCCGAGCACCTCCCGCCCCGGGCGGCGGGGGAGTCTTCCGCGGTCCGCACGCCGGCCGGTCCCGGACAGTAG
- a CDS encoding MurR/RpiR family transcriptional regulator gives MSTSESTGAAGAAPSANGTAPRPTLSILIRVRGALPNLRPAERRVAEAVLADPAKVSESSITTVARQCQTSETTVLRFCRALGLAGYPELRIALARAAQWEETDHAAGGPVTGVITKTDTLAEVVAKVTHADARSIEDTGAALDVDVLEAAVSAVAAARRVDVYGTGASALVGQDLQLKLHRIGLVSFLWSQHHQALASAALLGAGDVAIGISHTGTTAEVVDALRVARERGATTIGVTNFAGSAIAEHAALVLTTAARETTFRSGAMSSRIAQLAVVDCLFTGVAQRSYDSAVEALENTYVVVQARRSARSGAVVRPLD, from the coding sequence ATGAGCACGTCGGAGAGCACGGGCGCGGCCGGGGCGGCTCCGTCCGCCAACGGGACGGCGCCACGACCGACGCTGTCCATCCTGATCCGCGTCCGGGGTGCGCTCCCGAACCTGCGCCCGGCCGAGCGCCGGGTGGCCGAGGCCGTGCTGGCCGACCCGGCGAAGGTGTCGGAGAGCTCGATCACCACCGTCGCCCGGCAGTGCCAGACCTCGGAGACGACGGTGCTGCGGTTCTGCCGCGCCCTCGGCCTGGCCGGCTACCCCGAGCTGCGGATCGCGCTGGCCCGCGCCGCGCAGTGGGAGGAGACCGACCACGCCGCCGGCGGCCCCGTCACCGGGGTGATCACCAAGACCGACACGCTCGCCGAGGTGGTGGCGAAGGTGACCCACGCCGACGCGCGCTCCATCGAGGACACGGGCGCGGCGCTCGACGTCGACGTGCTGGAGGCCGCGGTCTCCGCCGTGGCGGCCGCGCGCCGGGTGGACGTCTACGGGACCGGGGCGAGCGCCCTGGTCGGGCAGGACCTGCAGCTCAAGCTGCACCGGATCGGCCTGGTGTCCTTCCTCTGGTCCCAGCACCACCAGGCGCTGGCCTCGGCCGCGCTGCTGGGAGCCGGCGACGTGGCGATCGGCATCTCCCACACGGGGACGACCGCCGAGGTGGTCGACGCCCTCCGGGTGGCCCGGGAGCGCGGCGCCACGACCATCGGCGTCACCAACTTCGCCGGCTCGGCCATCGCCGAGCACGCCGCGCTCGTGCTCACCACGGCGGCCCGCGAGACCACCTTCCGCTCCGGCGCCATGTCCAGCCGGATCGCCCAGCTCGCCGTCGTCGACTGCCTGTTCACCGGCGTCGCCCAGCGCTCCTACGACTCGGCGGTCGAGGCCCTGGAGAACACCTACGTCGTGGTGCAGGCCCGCCGATCGGCGCGGTCGGGGGCGGTCGTCCGGCCGCTCGACTGA
- a CDS encoding multidrug effflux MFS transporter — MSRDPAAPALRSVVVLGLLSTFGPLSLDLYLPALPELADDLASTPSAAQLTITACLVGLALGQLVAGPLSDRFGRRRPLLVGLVAYLLTSLACAFAPSVAVLVVLRLVQGLAGAAGLVIARAVARDLYEGRRLVLFFSRLTLISGLAPVVAPVLGGQLSRVMSWRGIFVVLAGFGALLLVAGLLQRETLPAERRSTGGLTTTLRGFRVLLHDRFFVGAALSAGLAGASMFAYISGATFVLQRIYGLSAQGFSLVFGLNSVGIMVMSQVGARLSRRRSPVAVLALGLALNLLGASALAVTVLLDLGLTFLVPSLFVMVSALGLVFPTATALAMSDYPEQAGTASSLLGLGQFVFGAVVAPLVGIAGEGTAVPLGVVAVVVSSLATLAFLTLVRPAVRARSEEVLPSTPPPA; from the coding sequence GTGTCCCGCGACCCCGCCGCCCCGGCCCTGCGCTCCGTCGTCGTGCTGGGGCTGCTGTCGACCTTCGGCCCGCTGTCGCTCGACCTCTACCTGCCCGCCCTGCCCGAGCTGGCCGACGACCTCGCCAGCACCCCCTCCGCCGCCCAGCTGACCATCACGGCGTGCCTGGTGGGGCTCGCGCTCGGCCAGCTGGTGGCCGGCCCGCTCTCGGACCGGTTCGGCCGCCGTCGCCCGCTGCTGGTCGGCCTCGTGGCCTACCTGCTCACCTCCCTGGCCTGCGCGTTCGCGCCGTCGGTGGCGGTGCTCGTCGTCCTCCGGCTGGTGCAGGGCCTGGCCGGCGCCGCCGGGCTGGTGATCGCGCGCGCGGTGGCCCGCGACCTCTACGAGGGCCGGCGGCTGGTGCTGTTCTTCTCCCGGCTGACCCTGATCTCCGGCCTCGCCCCGGTCGTCGCGCCGGTCCTCGGCGGCCAGCTGAGCCGGGTGATGAGCTGGCGCGGGATCTTCGTCGTGCTGGCCGGCTTCGGCGCGCTGCTGCTGGTGGCGGGCCTGCTGCAGCGCGAGACCCTGCCCGCCGAGCGGCGCAGCACCGGCGGGCTGACCACGACGCTGCGCGGCTTCCGGGTGCTGCTGCACGACCGGTTCTTCGTCGGCGCGGCCCTCTCCGCCGGCCTCGCCGGGGCGTCCATGTTCGCCTACATCTCCGGCGCGACCTTCGTCCTGCAGCGCATCTACGGGTTGTCCGCCCAGGGCTTCTCGCTCGTGTTCGGGCTGAACTCCGTCGGCATCATGGTGATGAGCCAGGTGGGCGCCCGGCTCAGCCGGCGGCGCTCGCCCGTCGCGGTGCTCGCCCTCGGGCTGGCGCTCAACCTGCTCGGGGCCTCCGCCCTCGCCGTCACCGTGCTGCTCGACCTGGGGCTCACCTTCCTCGTCCCCTCGCTCTTCGTCATGGTCAGCGCGCTGGGCCTGGTGTTCCCGACCGCGACGGCACTGGCCATGTCGGACTACCCGGAGCAGGCCGGGACGGCGTCCTCGCTGCTGGGCCTCGGCCAGTTCGTCTTCGGGGCGGTCGTGGCCCCGCTGGTGGGGATCGCGGGGGAGGGGACGGCGGTGCCGCTCGGCGTCGTCGCCGTGGTGGTCAGCTCGCTGGCCACGCTGGCCTTCCTGACCCTGGTCCGGCCGGCGGTCCGGGCCCGGTCCGAGGAGGTCCTGCCCAGCACTCCGCCGCCCGCCTGA
- a CDS encoding DedA family protein — MPEPEPASPSPEPDAAPDVDAATPRPSDGSGPTGREQDDPDAPREWWDDPRMPWKGRPGRQDIACWAAFSLTGVYALVLLPLRPVLLGANPYLLAALGGSRVSAVTIGALAATGVGFWPLGLLLGTFGAVKFDWIYWWAGRLWGRGMLEMASGRSARAARNADRAERLAQRFGVAAIALGYVIPFLPGAIVYATVAAAGMSLRKFLVVDVLSAAVTRGLLIWLGWSIGEPAVHVLEVVAQYSWYLSIALLVGVVVTTVRQSRRRAAQA; from the coding sequence GTGCCCGAGCCCGAGCCCGCCTCGCCGTCCCCGGAGCCCGACGCGGCACCCGACGTCGACGCCGCCACCCCGCGCCCGTCGGACGGGTCGGGCCCGACCGGGCGCGAGCAGGACGATCCCGACGCACCGCGCGAGTGGTGGGACGACCCGCGGATGCCGTGGAAGGGCCGCCCGGGCCGCCAGGACATCGCCTGCTGGGCCGCCTTCTCCCTGACCGGGGTCTACGCGCTCGTGCTGCTGCCCCTGCGCCCGGTGCTGCTGGGCGCCAACCCCTACCTGCTCGCCGCCCTCGGCGGCTCCCGGGTCTCCGCCGTCACCATCGGGGCACTGGCCGCGACCGGGGTCGGCTTCTGGCCGCTCGGCCTGCTGCTGGGCACGTTCGGCGCGGTGAAGTTCGACTGGATCTACTGGTGGGCGGGCCGGCTGTGGGGCCGGGGGATGCTGGAGATGGCCTCCGGCCGCTCCGCCCGCGCCGCCCGCAACGCGGACCGGGCCGAGCGGCTGGCCCAGCGGTTCGGCGTGGCGGCCATCGCCCTCGGCTACGTCATCCCGTTCCTGCCGGGAGCGATCGTCTACGCCACGGTCGCGGCGGCCGGGATGAGCCTGCGGAAGTTCCTGGTCGTGGACGTGCTGAGCGCCGCCGTCACGCGCGGGCTGCTCATCTGGCTGGGCTGGAGCATCGGCGAGCCCGCGGTGCACGTCCTCGAGGTCGTCGCCCAGTACTCCTGGTACCTGTCGATCGCCCTGCTGGTCGGGGTGGTCGTGACCACGGTCCGGCAGTCGCGCCGCCGCGCCGCCCAGGCCTGA